GTCTGGTCGGTCGCGATCACCAGGCCGCCGGCGTCGGGCATGCCGCCCTCGCGCAGCTGCGTCAGGCGCACGTCGGCCGCCTTCAGCACCGACGGCATCCACTCGCCGGTCGGGTCCAGCGCCACCCGCCACGCCCGCGCGGTCTGCTCCTGGGTCAGCGGCTCGCCCAGCCGGGCGGAGAACTCCTCGCCCGCGCTGGTCCGCCAGCTCGCCTCGCCCGAGTAGGCGAGGAAGATCACCGGGCGGACGACGCCGTCCTTGAGCGCGTCGGCGTACCCGTACGAGTGGTCGGACTTGCTGCGCTGCACCCCGTCCGGGCCGGGCTCGTAGCTGATGAACGGGATCGGCGAGTCGTCCGAGCGGAACGGGGTACCGGTCAGGCACAGCCGGCGGGTCGCGGGCGTGAACGCCTCGCGGATCGCGTCACCCCACGACTTCGCGTCGCCGCCGTGGTGCACCTCGTCCAGCAGGACCAGGGTCTTGCGGTTCTCCGTGCGCACCCGGTGCAGCGTCGGGTGCGCGGCGACCTGCGCGTACGTGACGGCCACGCCGTGGTAGTCCCGGGAGGTCACCGCGTTGGTGTTGCGGAAGTTCGAGTCGATCGCGATGCCCACGGCCGCCGCCGCCTGCGCCCACTGGTGCTTGAGGTGCTCGGTCGGCGCGACGATCGTCACCGCCTCGACGGTCCGGTCGGCCAGCAGCTCGGCCGCCACGCGCAGGCCGAACGTGGTCTTGCCGGCGCCGGGCGTCGCGACCGCGAGGAAGTCCTTCGGCTTGGCCGCGAGGTACTTGGTCAGCGCACGCCGCTGCCAGGCGCGGAGCGGGCGGGTCGTTGCGACTTGCGGTAGCGACAACCTCGAACCCCTCCTGATGCCACGGTGAACATGCGAATGCCCTCGGGCTGGTGACCGTCGAGGGCACCGACAGCCTACCTGCCCGCCGCGCGACACCACGGCTCCGATGCCGCGAAATCACCCGCGATGCACCATGCTGGACCTTGCGATGGGTTCGCCGACCGACGAGACGGCACGCAGCAGGTCCCGGCAGGGGCCACTGCGGTTGTTGGCGCGCACGCTGTCCAAGGCGTGGGAGGGGAGCATCTTCTCCGAGGCCGCCGAGGCCGCGTTCTGGCAGACCCTGTCCTTCCCGCCGCTGCTGCTGGGCCTGCTGGGCTCGATGGGCTACCTCGGCGACTGGCTGGGCCCCGAGGTGGTCAGCGCGGTCAAGGACCGGATCATCTCGACCTGCCGGACGATCTTCAGCCAGGACGTCGTCAACGGCGTGATCGCGCCCACGGTCGACCAGATCCTGACCATCGGCAAGGGCGAGATCGTGTCGGTGGGCTTCCTCATCTCGCTGTGGGCGGGCTCGTCGGCGATGTCGTCCTTCGTGGACGCCATCACCGCCGCGCACGACCAGTACGGGGTGCGCAACGAGGTGTGGCAGCGGATCTTCGCGCTGCTGCTGTACATGGTGAGCCTGGTGCTGCTGATCGTCGGGCTGCCGGTGCTGGCGCTGGGGCCGGACCTGCTGCCGCGGATCTTCCCGAGCGGGTGGCGGGACACCATCGAGTTCTGGCTGAGCGCGTTCTACTACCCGGGCGTGGCGGTGCTGCTGGTGCTCGCGCTGGCCACGCTGTACAAGGTGTCGCTGCCCAACAAGCTGCCGTGGCACCGGCTGGTGCCGGGGGCGGTGCTGGCGATGGCGGTGTTCCTGCTGTCGTCGATCGGGTTGCGGCTGTACATCCGGTGGATCACCACGACCGGGTACACCTACGGGGCGCTGGCGACGCCGATCGCGTTCCTGCTGTTCGCGTTCTTCATCGGGCTGGCGATCGTCATCGGGGCGTACTTCAACAGCGCCATCCAGGAGATGTGGCCGGCGAAGATGACCCGGCGGCAGCGTCGGCGCTGGCGGCGGCTGGAGCTGGAACGGGCGGCGGAGCGGATCAGGTCCGACGAGGGCAAGCAGGCCTGGCAGCAGGCCGACGACAGCTCGCAGGCCGACGCCGTAACGCCGAGCGGGGAGAACCACGGCACCGCCCGCTCCCCCGCGCGTGGCCGGCCGGCCGAGCGCTAGCCGAACTCGACCTCCCAGTCGGCCGAACTTGACCTTCCAGTCGCTGGAGGCCGTAGCGTCCGGCGCCGTGCCCCGATCGTCCTCGGCCGACCTGGTCCCGGTCGGCGACTGGCTGCGCAGCCGGCGGCCGTTCCGGCAGCTCCGGTCCGCGCTGCTGGACGCCGAGGCCTTCCTCAACGGCTACCAGACCGGCGTCGCGGGTGCGGCCTGGCGGCAGGTGCGGGATCGTGCCGGTGACGACGCGGCGGTGGTGGAGGCGATCGACCTGCTCCTCCACCGGCTCTCCCCGCGGCCCCGCGTCCGGCTCGGGGCGGCGGGGCCGGGGCTGTTCCTGGAGTCGCCCGGCGCGACCCGGGAGCTGGGCGCGGTGTGCGCGGTGGTCGTGCTGAACGACCTGTCCGGGGGCGTCCGGGTCAAGCGTTGCGGCCGGGCCGACTGCGACCGGGTCTTCCTCGACTGGACCAACCCCAACAACCGAGTGGCCTGCCGGTACCACCCGGCGGACGGAGCGGAGTGCGTGACGTGACCGTGTCCTGCGTCGGCTGCGCGGCCCGGGTGCCCGACGTCGACGGACCGACCCACCCCTACATGGTGGCGTCGCCGGGGTGCTGGGAGCTGTACGGACGGGTGTCGGCCGCCGCCGGCGACCGGGAGCTGCGCTGGTACCACGTCGACTGCTACGCCGCCCAACACCCCGGCGGGGCGGAACGCGACCGGCGGCAGCGCCAGTCGGTCGCCGTGCACCTCACCACCTTGTGCCTGCTGCTGGAGCACAGCGTTCCCGGTCCTCGGGCGGCGCAACTGCGGGGGCGGCTGAGCCGGGTCGTGCTGCCGCGCCTGGGCCTGGACGACTGGCCGCTCCTCGACCCGCCCGCCACGCTCGGCACCACGACCGTCGCCGACCTCGGCAGCGCCCTCGACGGCCTCCCCGCCCTCCACGGCGTCCCCGACCTCGACGCGGTCGGCCAGCGCTGGGCCGAGTCGGTGTGGAGCGCCTGGTCCGCGCGGCACGACGTGGTGCGCGGGTGGGCGCGGGAGGCCCTCCGATGACGGCGTGCCCGGGGTGCGGGCTGGACCTCCCGGACGTCGACGCCGACCCGCCGGCCGAGCGGGACGCGTCCGCCGCCTGCTTCGCCCGTTACGGCGAGCTGCTCGCCCGCTCGTACGGCATCGCGGAGTACCGGCCGGTGCACCAGCTCGTCGTGGACGCCTACGTGGCCCAGCACCCCGGCGGCACGAGCCGGCGGGAGGTGCAGACGACGGCGTTGTGCCTGATGACGCTGTGCCTGGCGGTGGAGGACGGTGTCGACCCGCGGCGCGGTCCCGAGCTGCACAAGAAGATGGTGGCCGACCGTCCGGACTTCCACTGGCTCGCGCCGCCCCGCCGGGACGGCCTGCTCACGGTCGAGGACGTGCTGGCCGCCGCGGACGCGAGCGAGCACCAGCGGCTCGTGTGGGCGTGGGCGCGGGAGCTGTGGCGGGCCTGGGAACCGCACCACGCCACCATCCGCGCCTGGAACACCCACGCCCTCGGACCTGCCTGACCTGGACAGCACTGTGCCCCGGCGCCTGTCGCAGGCGTCGGGGCACCGGGGTCCGTGCGACTTACTCGCCGCCGCCCTTGGGCAGGCCGTCGAAGATCTTCTTGCACTCCGGGCACACCGGGGAGCCCGGCTTCGGCGACCGCGTCACCGGGAAGACCTCGCCGCACAGCGCCACCACGTGCGTGCCCATGACCGCGCTCTCGGCGATCTTGTTCTTGCGCACGTAGTGGAA
This DNA window, taken from Saccharothrix variisporea, encodes the following:
- a CDS encoding RagB/SusD family nutrient uptake outer membrane protein, with protein sequence MPRSSSADLVPVGDWLRSRRPFRQLRSALLDAEAFLNGYQTGVAGAAWRQVRDRAGDDAAVVEAIDLLLHRLSPRPRVRLGAAGPGLFLESPGATRELGAVCAVVVLNDLSGGVRVKRCGRADCDRVFLDWTNPNNRVACRYHPADGAECVT
- a CDS encoding DUF5946 family protein, producing the protein MTVSCVGCAARVPDVDGPTHPYMVASPGCWELYGRVSAAAGDRELRWYHVDCYAAQHPGGAERDRRQRQSVAVHLTTLCLLLEHSVPGPRAAQLRGRLSRVVLPRLGLDDWPLLDPPATLGTTTVADLGSALDGLPALHGVPDLDAVGQRWAESVWSAWSARHDVVRGWAREALR
- a CDS encoding YihY/virulence factor BrkB family protein, whose amino-acid sequence is MLDLAMGSPTDETARSRSRQGPLRLLARTLSKAWEGSIFSEAAEAAFWQTLSFPPLLLGLLGSMGYLGDWLGPEVVSAVKDRIISTCRTIFSQDVVNGVIAPTVDQILTIGKGEIVSVGFLISLWAGSSAMSSFVDAITAAHDQYGVRNEVWQRIFALLLYMVSLVLLIVGLPVLALGPDLLPRIFPSGWRDTIEFWLSAFYYPGVAVLLVLALATLYKVSLPNKLPWHRLVPGAVLAMAVFLLSSIGLRLYIRWITTTGYTYGALATPIAFLLFAFFIGLAIVIGAYFNSAIQEMWPAKMTRRQRRRWRRLELERAAERIRSDEGKQAWQQADDSSQADAVTPSGENHGTARSPARGRPAER
- a CDS encoding DUF5946 family protein, producing MTACPGCGLDLPDVDADPPAERDASAACFARYGELLARSYGIAEYRPVHQLVVDAYVAQHPGGTSRREVQTTALCLMTLCLAVEDGVDPRRGPELHKKMVADRPDFHWLAPPRRDGLLTVEDVLAAADASEHQRLVWAWARELWRAWEPHHATIRAWNTHALGPA
- a CDS encoding DUF3039 domain-containing protein, coding for MSTQTLPEVDVRPEGTDHTGDDTPKMFHYVRKNKIAESAVMGTHVVALCGEVFPVTRSPKPGSPVCPECKKIFDGLPKGGGE